The Changchengzhania lutea genomic sequence TTTTCTTTCCTCTTTTGTATACTCAAGTGTTTCTTTGAATGGACTATTATTCAAAAAGTCTTCATGCTTTTTTTTTAAATCGCTTATTTGATTTTCTGGCGCTTCTTGTTTATTAAATAAGAAAACAAGCATTCCTAAAAATAAAACACCTATTAGTAGAAGTATTATTCTTTTCATTCCAATTTTTTAACAAATATACATTTTTAGTATTGATATACATTTTTAGTATTGAACTCATTTAAAGTCTTTGAAAATAAAAAAGGGCTGTATAAATTTGCGTTGCGAAACATAAAAAACACAACCCTATGTACCAAGTACCGAGCAAAGATATGATAGAAATGGAAATAGTCCCATATTTACCAATAGGAAAGCGGGACCCAAAGCCAAAAGCCCCATTGGCCGAGATCGTAAACTGTATTTTGTATAAGTTAAAGACGGGCGTTCAATGGGAATTCTTGCCAATAAACAGTTTGTTTGGGCAATCTGCCCTAAATTATCAATCTGTATTCCACCATTATCGCAAATGGTGCAGGTCAGGGGCTTGGAAATCTTGTTGGATCCACTTATTGTCTTCCCACAAATCAAAACTTGACCTGTCCAGTGGCGACTTGGATGGCAGCCATACCCCGGCATTAAAAGGAGGGGAACAGGTTGGCTATCAGGGTAGAAAAAGGCGCAGGACCACAAATGCCCTGTACCTTACCTAAAGATAGGGCTTGCCATTGGCCATGTCCGAGCCTGTTTCGGGCATCCACAATGACCTGTTTGATATAGAGGTACAGTTTGAAGGGGGTTATTGGAACATTGGAAGAAGCAGGAATCAATGTGGATGGGTTATTTATAAATGCAGATGCAGGATTTGGTTGCCAAAAACTTAGGGATAAATGCGGGGCTAAAGGAATCATGGCCAATTTGGCAGAAAACAAACGGAACGGAAATAGCGAAAACGATTATTATTTTGACGGGAGATTATATAAAGAACGATATAGTGTGGAGCGCACCAATACTTGGATGGACAGCTTTCGCTCTTTGTTGAACAGGTTCGACACAACTATAGCCAGTTGGAAAGGCTTTAACTTTTTAGCCCTTATAGTAATTGCCCTGAAAAAATTCTATCCCAATAAAAACTTTAAATAAGTTCATTAAAAAAATACTACCAATCTATAACATCCCTTACATTTTATAACGATAAATAGAGTTTACTTTCATATTGAATTAAAAATTAATCCCCTTTATTTTCTTATAATCTAAAATGGCTTTACTATCCGACAACAAGGACACATAGTAGCACACACTAGATAAACGTTCATACAAACTGGATTGACTCACATCGATTGATTTAGGCAATACTTTTAAAATAAGCTTGTCATAATTTGAAGCCCTATTGTGAAAGCAATTATTAATGGCATTGGTATAGGTTTTTAATAAGGTATTTATAACACCGTATCCCGCAATTTCTTTATCCACCACCTCAGCAGATTGATAAATATTTTCAACACTAATTTTTATAATGTCTTTAATCTGTGCTTCATATTTGCTTTTATCGAGTAACGACGAATCAAAATCACCACTTAAAATAGCCTCTTCATACGTCATAAAAAGATTTACAGCCTCATCAATTAACGTCCCGATGGCTAGCGCTCTTAAATAACTTACGCGGTCTTCTTTACTTTTTAGAGCGTAATAATTTTCAGTTTTAATTCGATCTCGCACAAGATTGATTAAGTATTCTAATGCAAATTCTTCTTGAATAAGCCCTAAATTTATACCATCTTCAAAATCAATAATGGTATAGCAAATATCATCTGCAGCCTCTACCAAATAAGCCAAAGGGTGTCTTGAATAACTGATATCTGTTTTGCTGCGATTCACTAAACCCAACTCCATGGCCACATCTTGAAATGCCTCTTTATCACTTTGGAAAAAACCGTATTTCTTATCTGCTATATGAGTTGTGGGCTTTTTAGGAAGCGACTCTTTGGGGTATTTTGTAAAAGCACCCAGTGTGGCGTAGCTTAAACGAAGACCGCCTCTTCTACCCGCCCTACTTTCGGTTAAAATTTTAAAGCCATTTGCATTGCCTTCAAAATCACACAAATCTTGAAACTCTTTGTCGCTTAGTTCGCTTTTGTATTTAACGCCTTCACCTGTTTTAAAAAATTCACCTATGGCCTTTTCACCGGAATGTCCAAAAGGCGGATTGCCGATATCATGCGCTAAGGCAGCCGCAGCTACAATGGCACCAAAATCATTTGGCTGATAGCCATGAATATTTTGTAAGTGCGGATGTTTTTCTAACAATTTTTTACCTACGCGCCTTCCTAGTGAACGCGCAACCACGCTGACCTCCAAACTATGTGTGAGCCTGGTGTGTACAAAGTCTGTTTCAGATAAGGGAATCACTTGCGTTTTGTCTTGCAAGCTTCTAAATTCGGAAGAAAAGATAACGCGATCATAGTCCACTTCAAAACCCAATCTGGTTTCATCTTGTTCTTTTCTTAACCTTTTATTAGTATCGCCAAAGCGCTTTAAGGATAGTAGTTGTTCCCAGTTCATCATATAAATTTAAGCGACGACAAGATACTTAAATTCGTTAAAAGACCTGTGGTTAAAACAGCTTCTTCGAATTAATTTTTTTGATAACATTAAGGTAACCTTTTAATCACGGTTGTTTAATATTTAGGTAACCTTCTGGTTATAATTAAGATTTTTATTTGCATAAGCATTAATTATGATTATTTGAATGAAACAAATTCTATTCATATTGGCCGTTTTAGCATCAGCATTTTCTTTTGCTCAGCAGCAGCATTCAATTAATGGTAGGCTACTGGATCTTGAATCTGATAATTCCGTATTAGTTTATGCCAAAGTAGTAATTGAAGAAACGGGAGATGAAACCCTATCTGATGACAAGGGATTCTTCCAATTCGAAAATTTAAAAGCGGGCACCTACAACTTAATCTGTAGCTTTGTTGGTTACGAGTCTAAAACATTGCAAGT encodes the following:
- the dgt gene encoding dGTP triphosphohydrolase; this encodes MNWEQLLSLKRFGDTNKRLRKEQDETRLGFEVDYDRVIFSSEFRSLQDKTQVIPLSETDFVHTRLTHSLEVSVVARSLGRRVGKKLLEKHPHLQNIHGYQPNDFGAIVAAAALAHDIGNPPFGHSGEKAIGEFFKTGEGVKYKSELSDKEFQDLCDFEGNANGFKILTESRAGRRGGLRLSYATLGAFTKYPKESLPKKPTTHIADKKYGFFQSDKEAFQDVAMELGLVNRSKTDISYSRHPLAYLVEAADDICYTIIDFEDGINLGLIQEEFALEYLINLVRDRIKTENYYALKSKEDRVSYLRALAIGTLIDEAVNLFMTYEEAILSGDFDSSLLDKSKYEAQIKDIIKISVENIYQSAEVVDKEIAGYGVINTLLKTYTNAINNCFHNRASNYDKLILKVLPKSIDVSQSSLYERLSSVCYYVSLLSDSKAILDYKKIKGINF
- a CDS encoding carboxypeptidase-like regulatory domain-containing protein, whose translation is MKQILFILAVLASAFSFAQQQHSINGRLLDLESDNSVLVYAKVVIEETGDETLSDDKGFFQFENLKAGTYNLICSFVGYESKTLQVTLASNKTAHIEQFLGASTLSLDDLMLTMASADKSENPVSSNN